Part of the Candidatus Krumholzibacteriota bacterium genome is shown below.
CAGGATGTAGTAAGCGGCAACTTCAAGGCTATAAGAGACCTGAAAGACGGGCAGAGAGTCAAAATCACCAAAAGCAGGAAGAATTAAAAAGATATCAGCCCCTCCGGGTTTTAAAATTTGCCGGGACGATAACTATGCTTATATTTCAGGGAATCAGGATCGCCATCAACGCCCTGCGCGAAAACAAACTGCGTACCTTTCTTACCCTGCTGGGAAATATTGTCGGTACTATGTCGGTAATAGCGGTGGTCTCTCTAATCGGCGGAGTCGATAACTATGTCAAGGAAGAGGTGGCGGGCGAGGGGAGTAATGTCTTTTCGATCGAGAGAGTGAATTTTTTTGAAGCGATAACCGACCTCGACGCTTTTCTCGAAGCTCTTTCGAGAAACAAGGTCATCAGGCTGAAAGATATCGATTATCTCAAGGAAAGGATCCCATCGGCCCAATATGTCGGCGCGGCGGCTGACGCGAATGAAACGGTATTCGCTCGCGAGAACGAGGTGGATAATGTCGAGATAAGAGGGCGATCGGTCGAATATTCAGTGATCGAGAAAGTCGATCTCTATCTCGGCAGGCATATATCGCACGTGGAGGATGAGACAAGCGCGGCGGTGGCGGTGCTTGGCTGGGATATAAACATTCATCTTTTCAAGGGCCTTAATCCGATCGGCAGGAAGATCAAGATCGGAAACAAGCATTTCAGGGTGATCGGAGTGCTTCAGGACCGTGGAACGATGTTCGGCGAATCAAGGAACAGGTTCGTTTACATACCTATCAGGACTTTCCTGAAAAAATATGGCGCGAGAAATTCGATAAGTGTCAAGGTCAAGGCGGCCGACATAGGTCTGCTTACCCAGGCAGTGGATGAAGCGACGATGGCGATGAGGATCAGGCATGGCCTAAGGCCGTTGGAAGAGAACGACTTCAGCGTTATAACATCACAGAATCTCATCTCTCTCTGGGAGAAGATATCATCTTCGATCTTCAAAGCCCTTATTTTTATTGTATCTATCGCCCTTGTCATCGGAGGAGTAGTCCTTATGAACGTCATGCTCGTTTCGGTGACGGAAAGGACCAGGGAGATCGGATTGAGGAAAGCCCTGGGGGCGAGAAAATCCAATATTGTCTGGCAGTTCATAGTTGAATCGATAACGCTTTCCCTTGTCGGTGGAATATTCGGGATACTTATCGGGTTCACGATAGCTGCGATAATATCTATAGTTTCTCCCCTTCCTTACATTATAGCTCCATGGTCGATCGTCGCCGGACTGGTCGTCACATTCCTGATCGGCCTGGTATTCGGGACTTATCCGGCGAACAAGGCTGCCAAGCTTGATCCGGTCGTCGCGCTCCACCATGAATAGCGCTCGATCAGAGAAAGAGGATTCGATGAGTGAAAAAACATCATCTTTCGCCCCCTCAAAGCAGAAACGCAAACAGGTCTGGCTTGAGAATTTTCATCAGGCGATAAGGGTGATACGTAATCACAAGATGCGGTCAAGCCTGCTTATCGTCGGAGTAGCGATCGGAGTCACTACGGTGCTCGCGATGGTGACGGTCATGTCGGGTCTGGGAGAGAGAGTGCGGGAGGATATCGTCTCGGCGAACAGGCCATATCTTTTCGTATCGAGGTTCGATCCGTTCGGAGATTCCCAGGACCGGCGCGATATGTACCGCAGAAAGCAGTTTACAGCCGATGATGCCGAAGCGATCGAGGAAAACTGCCAGAGCGTCGACAAGGTCGACCTTGAGATAGACCCCAGTGGAAGGATGTGGGTCCTGCGATTCGAGGGAGAGAGGACCAATCTGATCCAGGTGATGGGAAGCTCGGAGAACTTCGGGAGCATGTTCAGTATCCAGGTGGCTGACGGAAGGTTTTTTACCGAATTCGAGCTTGAAAAAAGCAGAAGGGTCGTAGTCCTCGGGTACGGGCCGGCAAAGGATCTTTTCCCGAACCGCGACCCGGTGGGAAAACAGATAAAGATAGGGAACCATGAATATACCGTGGTAGGTTCGATGAGATCGAGGGAACATATCCTGGGGAGCATCGGGGACAACTTCGCCGTTATACCATATACTACCTTCAGTAAGGACCTCTCCGGCAGGTTTGACGATTACCAGCTCGGTATTACTATCAAGGAAGGGTATACCCTTGAGGAGGGGGACGAGGAGGTCACCGCTCTTCTAAGAGCGAGAAGGAAAGTGCCGGTGGGGGAGAAAAGTGATTTTCACGTGACGACTTCCGAGACCTTCAAGGAGATGCTCAATAACGTGACCGGAAGCATAGGACTGATCCTTGTCGTCATATCATCGATCGGCCTTATGGTAGGGGGGATCGGCGTGATGAATATCATGCTGATCTCGGTGACGGAGAGGACCAGGGAAGTGGGGATAAGGATGGCGATGGGAGCGCGAAGAAACGATATAATGCAGCAATTTCTCATAGAAGCCGCTACTCTTACCGGCACCGGAGGTTTGATCGGGATCTTTCTCGGGTTGTTAACGGCCAGGGGTGTATCTAATCTGATCAAGTTCCCATATTCGGTACCTTTCATATGGATTGTGATCGCTTTTGTATTTTCCGCCTCGATAGGGATAATATTCGGCATCTATCCGGCAAACCGGGCTGCCAGGATGGACCCGATCAAAGCTCTTCATTACGACTAGGTCTTCGCCCGCGGACCGTGTCATCCCGGCCAAGCGTAGGACCTGTTGCCCCTTTTCCTCTCGGCAAGCGCGTGTACCTGGATTGATACTCCTCCTTATATCTTGCCACTGAAGAAGTTGAAGTCTATACTTTATCGGAGGGAGGTCGGTCATGATGTATTACGGTAAGGATAACGAACGGTCCACGGCACCGCGGCACGCGGGGTTGATACTGCTCGCTTTATCTGTCTTTTTTCACCCGGGAGACCTGGCTGGGCAGATGAGGATGAATTCTCCCGATGCTCCCTTTGAACTGTCGATCAGCCAGAGGAATGACAGGGAAAAAGGGATCCTGATAAGAGTAAACGCAGCGGTCGACTATCGTTCACTGATATTTTTCAGAAAAACAGGTTTTTACCAGGCCGATTTAAGGGTCTATCTTAACATCGAGGACAGGGAAAACGGGGAGGTCCGGGGAGAGGTCTGGGAGGAATCGGTCGCCGCTTCTTCATATATGGATACCAGGTCGATCAGCCTCAAAGCGTCGGTCAAAAGGGATTTCCCGATAGAACCGGGAAGGTACAGGGTCGGAGTGATCATAGAGATGCTTGGCAGTTCGAGGAAGATCAGCAGGGAAGTCGATATCAGGATAACCGGGGCCGATGATGATGCGGTCCGGATCGAGAATCCGGTCTTCAGTATGCCCGGAAGGAGAGGTTCCGATGATTCTCCTCCGGCTGGAGAACTGCGTGTGTCGCGCTGCGACACCCTGAGCGACAACTTTATCCATCTCCAGGATCAGTCATTCCTGGAATTCGATTCATGGATCAGGGTATATCTCGAGCTCCTTGCCCCGACAAGCCTTGATCGCGGGGCAGATTGCGACATTTCGATCAAGATCTCGGACAGGGGTGGAAGGGTGAAGTTCTATAACACTTTTCCAGTAGATATCGAAGCGCGGTCCCTGGTCGGTCTCTGCACTGATATAAATGCAGATGAACTGGAGATCGGAAGTTACGATCTCTCGATCTCGGCGGTAATACGAGAGACGGGAATAAAGACTGAAAGAAACGACAGCTTTGACATACTGCTGAACAGAAGACTCCTCGGGAAGGATTTCCCCAGATTGCTGGAGCTGCTTTCTCTTGTGGCCGATGACGAGGATCTCGAATCCCTTCGGGGTGCCCCGGCCTCGGAGCGTCTCGAACAATGGAACCAGTTCTGGAGGAGGCGTGACACAAGTCCGGGGACGGTAGTGAATGAGCAGCTGAGCGAATTTCTCGTCAGGTTGAAATTCGCTCTGAATACATTTTCGAAGAGCAGGCCAGGATGGGATACTGATATGGGAAGGGTATATATACGCCACGGAAGACCCGACAGGATGCTCGATCGTTCAGGCACTTCCTTCAATTACGGGAGCGAATACCAGTTGTGGTATTATGACCGGATGAGTATCGTCTATATTTTCAGAAACACGATGCATGGAGGAGAATATCGTCTCGTTGAAACAAGGTATTACTAGGATATCTCGAAAAGCGGCATGGCCCGCCTCGGCGATCGTATTGTCATTTTTGATTCTCGCGGCCTGCGCGGACCGGACCCGGCTGCCTGTCATAAGGCTGGCTCTGCAGACTGAGCCGACGACTCTTGATCCCGTCCTCGCCGTCGATTATTCCTCGGGGACCCTGACCTCCATGATACACTCCAATCTCGTCCGGTTCGACGACCGGGGAAAGATCATTCCGGCGCTCTCAAAAAGCTGGACTATTTCGGAAGACGGTCTCGTCTACACCTTTATCCTCGGTCGGAGCGGGTTTTCCAACGGAAGGCGCGTCACATCGAGCGATGTACTATTCTCCTTCAAAAGACTCCTCGATCCCGCGACGGCATCGCCGAGATGGTGGGTCCTGAACCCGCTGGCCGGCGCCGGGGATTATCACCGTGGAGGAGTATTCGACGGGAGTTCCATCCTCGCTCCAGACGATTCAACGGTCGTGCTGATCCTGGATCACCCCGTCGCTCATTTCCTCAGCCTCCTTTCGATGCCGCCGGCCGGTATCGTCTGTGAGGAACAGGTCCGAGGCGCCGGGGTCGATTACGGCAGGGATCCCTGCGGTTCGGGGCCATGGAAGCTTTCCGCGTGGCGTGAAGGAGACGAGCTTGTTCTCGATCGAAATCTTCATTCATCTGAATATAACAGGGATGTCGAGGGAGTATCGTTTCGAATCATCCCCGAATCGATGACAAGGATCGCCGAATTCGAGACGGGCAGCCTCGATATCCTCGAAGTCCCCCGGGCTGAACTCGATATCTGGAGATCGGCCGGTATGAGGCTTCTCGAGAAAGAGGAACTGAGAGTCGTATATATCGGGTTGAACAATTGCATGTATCCCTTCAACGATGTAAGGGTGCGCCAGGCTCTCAACCACGCGATCGATGTGGAGACGATCATTGCCAGGGTCCTTTTCGGCGCGGCGAAGAGATCGTGCGGACCGGTGCCTCCAGGCTTAAAGGGAAATCCGCGAGATGAAGAGAGATACGCTTATGATCCTGACAAAGCAAGAGATCTGCTTTCCAGCGCCGGCCTTGAGGATGGATTCACGATGGAGATATGGCAGAGGGAGAACCCTGAAAGCGGGAGGATACTCGAATCTGTCCAGGGATACCTCTCAAGGGTGGGGATAGATGTGAAAATAGTGACCCGTGAATGGGGAGCTTTCAAGGAAGCAGTGGACAAGGGGACTCCTGACGCTTTCTATCTCGACTGGTTCGCCGATTACCCCGACAGGGAGAATTTTCTGACTCCTCTTTTCCATTCGGCGAACCGTGGCGGGGGAGGTAACAGGTCGGGATACGCGTCAATGGCGGTCGATTCACTCCTCTCCCTTGCCGTTCTGTGCGGGGATTACAGAGCGAGAAACGATATCTATCGGAGGGCGGAAAAAATGATATACGATGATGCCCCATGGATATTTCTCTGGTTCCCGGTAAGATACGAGGTCGTCTCATACAGGCTGGATCGCTACGAGATCCCGCTGATATTCACAAGCAGGCTTTTTCTCGAGACAAGGTTCAGGTAGGAGCTGGTCTTGACGTCATTTATTGTCAAAAGATTGATAATGCTTGTCCCGATACTCTTCGGAGTCGTTACCGTGACATTTTTCCTGATGTACGTGATCCCGGGCGATCCCGTACTTTCGCTGGCCGGCGAGAGGTACGATCAGCAGACGCTCGACAATATCAGGAAAGACCTCGGTCTTGACCGGCCTGTAGTAGTCCAGTATTTCAGCTACCTTGGCAGGCTCGCCAGGTTTGATCTGGGCAGATCGTTTTCCACCGGGAGGCCGGTGCGCGAGAGCATAGGGGAGCGTTTCCCCAGGACTGCCGTACTTGCCGTCAGCGCGATGCTCCTGGC
Proteins encoded:
- a CDS encoding GWxTD domain-containing protein; translation: MMYYGKDNERSTAPRHAGLILLALSVFFHPGDLAGQMRMNSPDAPFELSISQRNDREKGILIRVNAAVDYRSLIFFRKTGFYQADLRVYLNIEDRENGEVRGEVWEESVAASSYMDTRSISLKASVKRDFPIEPGRYRVGVIIEMLGSSRKISREVDIRITGADDDAVRIENPVFSMPGRRGSDDSPPAGELRVSRCDTLSDNFIHLQDQSFLEFDSWIRVYLELLAPTSLDRGADCDISIKISDRGGRVKFYNTFPVDIEARSLVGLCTDINADELEIGSYDLSISAVIRETGIKTERNDSFDILLNRRLLGKDFPRLLELLSLVADDEDLESLRGAPASERLEQWNQFWRRRDTSPGTVVNEQLSEFLVRLKFALNTFSKSRPGWDTDMGRVYIRHGRPDRMLDRSGTSFNYGSEYQLWYYDRMSIVYIFRNTMHGGEYRLVETRYY
- a CDS encoding ABC transporter permease; this encodes MLIFQGIRIAINALRENKLRTFLTLLGNIVGTMSVIAVVSLIGGVDNYVKEEVAGEGSNVFSIERVNFFEAITDLDAFLEALSRNKVIRLKDIDYLKERIPSAQYVGAAADANETVFARENEVDNVEIRGRSVEYSVIEKVDLYLGRHISHVEDETSAAVAVLGWDINIHLFKGLNPIGRKIKIGNKHFRVIGVLQDRGTMFGESRNRFVYIPIRTFLKKYGARNSISVKVKAADIGLLTQAVDEATMAMRIRHGLRPLEENDFSVITSQNLISLWEKISSSIFKALIFIVSIALVIGGVVLMNVMLVSVTERTREIGLRKALGARKSNIVWQFIVESITLSLVGGIFGILIGFTIAAIISIVSPLPYIIAPWSIVAGLVVTFLIGLVFGTYPANKAAKLDPVVALHHE
- a CDS encoding ABC transporter permease codes for the protein MSEKTSSFAPSKQKRKQVWLENFHQAIRVIRNHKMRSSLLIVGVAIGVTTVLAMVTVMSGLGERVREDIVSANRPYLFVSRFDPFGDSQDRRDMYRRKQFTADDAEAIEENCQSVDKVDLEIDPSGRMWVLRFEGERTNLIQVMGSSENFGSMFSIQVADGRFFTEFELEKSRRVVVLGYGPAKDLFPNRDPVGKQIKIGNHEYTVVGSMRSREHILGSIGDNFAVIPYTTFSKDLSGRFDDYQLGITIKEGYTLEEGDEEVTALLRARRKVPVGEKSDFHVTTSETFKEMLNNVTGSIGLILVVISSIGLMVGGIGVMNIMLISVTERTREVGIRMAMGARRNDIMQQFLIEAATLTGTGGLIGIFLGLLTARGVSNLIKFPYSVPFIWIVIAFVFSASIGIIFGIYPANRAARMDPIKALHYD
- a CDS encoding ABC transporter substrate-binding protein — translated: MKQGITRISRKAAWPASAIVLSFLILAACADRTRLPVIRLALQTEPTTLDPVLAVDYSSGTLTSMIHSNLVRFDDRGKIIPALSKSWTISEDGLVYTFILGRSGFSNGRRVTSSDVLFSFKRLLDPATASPRWWVLNPLAGAGDYHRGGVFDGSSILAPDDSTVVLILDHPVAHFLSLLSMPPAGIVCEEQVRGAGVDYGRDPCGSGPWKLSAWREGDELVLDRNLHSSEYNRDVEGVSFRIIPESMTRIAEFETGSLDILEVPRAELDIWRSAGMRLLEKEELRVVYIGLNNCMYPFNDVRVRQALNHAIDVETIIARVLFGAAKRSCGPVPPGLKGNPRDEERYAYDPDKARDLLSSAGLEDGFTMEIWQRENPESGRILESVQGYLSRVGIDVKIVTREWGAFKEAVDKGTPDAFYLDWFADYPDRENFLTPLFHSANRGGGGNRSGYASMAVDSLLSLAVLCGDYRARNDIYRRAEKMIYDDAPWIFLWFPVRYEVVSYRLDRYEIPLIFTSRLFLETRFR